ATCAGACAGCACATATCGGCAAATGGCATGTGGGATATACTCCCGAAACGATGCCGAATGCACAGGGATTCAACTACTCCTTTGGCTTTATGGGAGGTTGTATTGATAACTACTCGCATTATTTTTACTGGAACGGTCCTAACCGCCATGACCTCTGGCGCAACGGCCAGGAAGTATATGAATCGGGTTCCTTCTTTCCTGATCTGATGGTCAGAGAGGCCGGCCAGTTCATGGAAAATAACCGGAACAAACCCTTCTTTTTGTACTTCGCGATTAACATCCCGCATTATCCGTTACAGGGAGAGAAAAAATGGCTGGATTATTACCGGAACAAGGGCGTAGCTTCGCCCAGGGATCAATATGCCGCCTTTGTATCCACCATGGATGAGAAGATCGGGGCGCTGATGGCTAAGCTGAAAGCATTGGGGCTGGCAGATAATACGATCGTTATTTTTCAGCCGGATCAGGGCTTTTCTACTGAAGACCGTACGTTTGGAGGAGGTGGTTCCGCCGGTATATACAGAGGGTCCAAATACAGCCTTTTTGAAGGCGGTACCCGGGTGCCCGCATTGATCAGCTGGACCGGCAACATCCCCCGCAACGAAGTACGCGACCAGCTGGCAGCGAATATCGACTGGTTCCCTACACTGGCTGAACTTTGCGGCATTACATTGCCCAACAGAAAAATAGACGGCAGGAGCTTAGCAGACGTTATTAAACACGGCAATCGTCCGTCTCCCCATAATAATACCTTTTACTGGAAAAGCGGCGGAACCGCCGACAATCCTCAATGGGCAGTACGCGACGGCGAATGGAAGTTGCTGCATAACCCTGCACAGGCGGCCAAACAGGAACTGGATGAAAACGGCTTTTTCCTGGTAAATCTTAGTGAAGATCCATCAGAAAAGAAAAATATTGCAAAGCAACATCCTGATATCGTGAAAAAACTGACGAAGCTTTATGAGGTCTGGAACGAAGAAGTAAAACAACAGTAAGAATTACGAATAATAGCGAAGACCTAAGCGGATAATATCTACCTACAATAGTATCCGCTTAGGTCTTCGCTATTATTCGTAATTCGTAATTCTCAATTTCCTCTCTGTATAATCCCTCCTCCAATCACATCATCGCCTTCATAGAAAACTGCTGACTGACCGGGAGCTATTCCTTTTACGTTTTCGTAGAAATCTACTTTTACCAGGCCGTTTTCATTATACAGGTTGCTCAATGCGCCTTTGTCTTTGTAACGGATTTTGGTGACGGCTTCCATTCCTTCAGGAATGAAATCGTATTTGCCCATATTGATGCCGCCTACAAACATACGGTTCCTTTGCAGGTCATTTTCGCTGCCTAATACTACGGTATTGGTTTCAGGGATGATCTCGGTCACAAACACCGGCCGGCCCAGGGCAATATCCAGCCCTTTACGCTGACCAACCGTGTAGAAGGGATATCCTTTATGCTGGCCTACGATTGTACCGTCTGTCAGTACGAAATTGCCGCCGTTTACCCTTTCTTCCAGTCCATCTACTTTTCTCTTCAGAAAACCACGGTAGTCGTTGTCGGGCACAAAGCATATTTCATAGCTTTCTGCCTTTTTAGCCAGTTCCGGGTAGCCGAAATCGAACGCCATCTGGCGGATTTCAGTTTTACGGTATTGGCCCAAAGGGAGTATAGTGCGGGCGAGTACATCCTGTTGTATGCCCCAGAGTACGTAGCTCTGGTCTTTGGTGTCATCGAGTCCTTTACTGATCACGTAACGGCCGTTCTCATGCTGGCGGATATTAGCGTAGTGGCCGGTAGCAATAAACTGGCAGTCCATTGCATCAGCCCGCTTCATCAGGGCACGCCATTTTATATGGGTATTGCAGAGTACGCAAGGGTTGGGAGTGCGACCAGCAATATATTCCTCGACAAAGTTATTCACTACAAAATCACCGAATTCATCGCGGATATCCAGCACAAAGTGCGGAAATCCGTGGTGCACCGCTGCAGCGCGGGCGTCGTTAAAAGAATCCAGATTACAGCAGCCGGTTTCCTTTTTACTGGAGCCGGCAGACGCATAATCCCAGGTTTTCATGGTGATACCCACCACTTCATACCCCTGTTCATTCAGCATCAGCGCCGTAACAGTACTGTCTATACCACCACTCATGGCTACCAGTACCTTTCCATGCTTGCTCATTTTTGAAAAATTTAAGAAGGCAAAATTACTGAAATTTAAGCCAACAGGCATCCGGCACCTATTGATACTGACAATATAATGATTGAGGCAGCCTATATCAGTAATATCATTTTGCCATCTTTCAGGAATATTTGACCAGACGCTATAATTTCTTAAATGTGAATAATATATTTATTAGTTTTAGCCACGTTATTGGTATAAATTCATCATGATGCTACCTATATTGAATAAAGATTTTGTATTAAAGCATAGAGATTCCGGCGTTAATGAGAAAATTTTCACTTTTCCGGAAAAAATACTCCAATTCGGTACCGGCGTATTGTTACGCGGACTGGTGGATTACCTGGTAGATAAGGCTAATAAACAGGGCATCTACGAAGGAAGGATCGTGGTGATCAAGTCTACAGATGGCGAAACTACCGAGTTTTCCAGCCAGGATAACCTGTATACCACGCATATCAAAGGCATTGCCCAGGGAGAGCTGGTGGATAATGTACTGGTAAATGCTGCTATTAGCCGGGTTTTGCAATCGAATGCAAGTTGGCGGGAAATTCTTGAAACGGTGCACCAGCCTGAAATACAGACGATCGTTTCCAACACCACAGAAGTAGGGATTCAATATGTTCCTGAAAAAATTGCCGCCGGGGTGCCGGCATCCTTTCCCGGGAAGCTGCTGGCCTTGCTATGGGAGCGTTTTTCGTTCTTCAAAGGCGCGCCAGATACCGGTTTTGTAATTGTACCTACCGAGCTGGTGGTGGATAACGGAAGGTTATTGAAAGACATCGTACTACAGCTGGCTGATTTCAACGGGCTGCCGGCAGATTTTATCAGCTGGTTGCATAGTGAAAATCATTTTTGTAACTCGCTGGTGGATAGAATCGTACCAGGAAAACCCCGAAATCTTCCGGAAATTGAGCAAAAAGCGGGTTATTCGGATAGGTTATGGATAGAAGTAGAACCTTACCTGTTATGGGCAATAGAGGGAGATGAGCGGGTGAAACGGGTATTATCTTTTCATCAGGCAGATGAGCGCATGCTCATAGCGCCGAGTATCACCCCTTACCGCGAGCAGAAGCTCCGGTTGCTGAATGGCAGCCATACTGCAGCTGTACCGCTGGGATTTCTTGGCGGGCTCAATACAGTATATGAATGCATGCAGGACGATTATATGAGCCATTTCTTCCGCGAAGCAGTGCTGAGGGAGATACTGCCAACCATTGAAGAAACGTGTCCGACCGCCCCGGCTTTTGCGCGGGATGTGCTGGACCGCTTCGCTAATCCGTTCATCGCCCACAAGCTGATCAGCATTACATTCCAGGAGAGCTCTAAAATGAACGCCCGTAATGTACGTACGCTGGTACGCTACCACGATAAATTCAACACATTACCACCGCATCTGTGCCTGGGATTTGCCGCTATGCTGTTGTTCCTGCGACCGGAAAGAGTAGCGGACGGGAAATATTATGGCAGCCGGAACGGGGAAGAATACCAGATCACCGACGATAATGCCCCACTGTTTGCCAATTGGTGGAACGAGCGGGGTGCTGATCTGGCCGGAATGGTAACCGGCATCTGTTCCGATAGCCGGCTTTGGGAAACAGACCTGACTACTATTCCCGGATTCGCGGCGCAGGTGACGCACCTGCTTGCAGCCCTGAAAGAGAAAGGTGTACCAGCATTTATTCAATCGCAGCTTCAGAAAAATTAATCATGTTATGAAGGAGTTCTTATCAGAAGATTTTTTGCTACAAACTGCAACGGCTAAACGATTATATTTCGACTATGCGGCATCTATGCCCGTGATAGATTATCATAATCATCTGCCACCGGACGACATTGCCGCGAATAAAACGTTCGCCAGTCTTTACGAAATCTGGCTGAAGGGAGATCATTACAAGTGGGGGGCCATGCGGGCTAACGGAGTGCCGGAAGAATTCATCACGGGGGCAACTGACGATTTCGCCAAGTTCCGTCATTGGGCAGCTACAACGCCCTATACTATGCGTAATCCGCTTTATCACTGGACGCATATGGAGCTGAAGAACCCATTCGGCATTACTGATTTGCTCAATGAACAAACAGCAGAAAAAATTTACCAGGAATGTAACGCGCAACTGCCCGGGCTTAGCACACAGGCCCTGTTGAAGCATTATAAAGTGGATTGCCTGTGTACAACAGATGATCCTGTGGATTCCCTGGAACATCATAAAGCGATCGCACAACATCCTTTTGGCACGCGGGTGTTACCAACATTCCGGCCCGACAGGGCCATGGCCGTGGATAACCCGGATGCTTTCAACAGCTTTGTGGATAAACTGGCAGAGGTAACCAATACAGAGATCAGGCAATACGATGATCTGTTAGCTGCGCTGAAAAGCAGGCATACCTATTTCCATGAAACAGGAGGCCGGTTAAGCGATCATGGATTGAATACTTTTTATTTTACGCCGGCGAGCCAGCGGGAACTGGAAACCATTTTCCGTAATGCCCGCAGCCGTGAGGCGGTTACATCGCATGAGAATGCGCAGTTCAAGACAGCCGTATTGCTGGAAATTTGCAAGTGGAATCATGAGCGGGGCTGGGCGCAGCAGTTTCATGTGGGCGCGATCCGTAACAATAACTCCCGTTTGTTGCGCCGACTCGGAGCAGATGCCGGCGTAGATTCCATTGGCGACTGGCAGGTGGCTGAAGCCATGAGCCGTTTCTTCGATGCGCTGGATAAGAACGATCAGCTGGCCAAAACGATTGTGTATAATCTGAATCCCGCTTATAACGAAGTCTTTGCCACGATGGCGGGTAATTTCCAGGATGGATCTGTTGCAGGTAAAATGCAGTTTGGATCCGGCTGGTGGTTCCTTGATCAGAAAGACGGCATGGAAAAGCAGATGAACGCACTTAGCAACATGGGCTTGCTGAGCCGTTTTGTAGGTATGTTAACTGATTCCAGAAGTTTCCTTTCTTATTCCCGGCATGAATATTTTCGCCGTATTTTGTGTAATCTCATCGGTAATGATGTAGAACAGGGAGAATTGCCGAATGATATTGCCTGGTTGGGAAAGATGGTACAGGACATATGTTACAATAACGCAAAAGCATACTTTGGATTTTAATGAAGCCGGTAAAAGTTATCACATTTGGGGAAATATTATTGCGCGTGTCGCCGCAACTGGCACAGCAAACCGCCGCTGTTTATGTAGGTGGCGCAGAAGCCAATGTAGCAGCCGCATTAGCCCGCTGGGGCACGCCAGTAGCCTATATTAGCAAAGTACCTGAAAATGGGTTGTCGACCGATGTATTGCAGCAGTTGAGCAATATTGGCGTACATACGGACCGGGTGCTCCGTGGAGGAAACCGGATCGGGTTGTATTACCTGGCGCAGGGCAGTGACCTGAAACATGCAGAAGTGATATACGACAGGGCCGGTTCTTCTTTTAGCGGCATAGTACCCGGAACAGTTAACTGGGATGAGTTGCTGGAGGGTGCGAACTGGTTTCACTG
The genomic region above belongs to Chitinophaga sp. 180180018-3 and contains:
- a CDS encoding sulfatase-like hydrolase/transferase; this encodes MKVNRSIPMLLGMLALFGSNVHAQSAKQKPNVILIYSDDQGWADMGAYGSKDLYTPVLDSLAHSGVRFTQFYAASPICSPSRASLLTGRYPQRAGLPEMASSQKGVEGMPGAQYTMGELFRDAGYQTAHIGKWHVGYTPETMPNAQGFNYSFGFMGGCIDNYSHYFYWNGPNRHDLWRNGQEVYESGSFFPDLMVREAGQFMENNRNKPFFLYFAINIPHYPLQGEKKWLDYYRNKGVASPRDQYAAFVSTMDEKIGALMAKLKALGLADNTIVIFQPDQGFSTEDRTFGGGGSAGIYRGSKYSLFEGGTRVPALISWTGNIPRNEVRDQLAANIDWFPTLAELCGITLPNRKIDGRSLADVIKHGNRPSPHNNTFYWKSGGTADNPQWAVRDGEWKLLHNPAQAAKQELDENGFFLVNLSEDPSEKKNIAKQHPDIVKKLTKLYEVWNEEVKQQ
- a CDS encoding tagaturonate reductase, whose amino-acid sequence is MMLPILNKDFVLKHRDSGVNEKIFTFPEKILQFGTGVLLRGLVDYLVDKANKQGIYEGRIVVIKSTDGETTEFSSQDNLYTTHIKGIAQGELVDNVLVNAAISRVLQSNASWREILETVHQPEIQTIVSNTTEVGIQYVPEKIAAGVPASFPGKLLALLWERFSFFKGAPDTGFVIVPTELVVDNGRLLKDIVLQLADFNGLPADFISWLHSENHFCNSLVDRIVPGKPRNLPEIEQKAGYSDRLWIEVEPYLLWAIEGDERVKRVLSFHQADERMLIAPSITPYREQKLRLLNGSHTAAVPLGFLGGLNTVYECMQDDYMSHFFREAVLREILPTIEETCPTAPAFARDVLDRFANPFIAHKLISITFQESSKMNARNVRTLVRYHDKFNTLPPHLCLGFAAMLLFLRPERVADGKYYGSRNGEEYQITDDNAPLFANWWNERGADLAGMVTGICSDSRLWETDLTTIPGFAAQVTHLLAALKEKGVPAFIQSQLQKN
- the mnmA gene encoding tRNA 2-thiouridine(34) synthase MnmA encodes the protein MSKHGKVLVAMSGGIDSTVTALMLNEQGYEVVGITMKTWDYASAGSSKKETGCCNLDSFNDARAAAVHHGFPHFVLDIRDEFGDFVVNNFVEEYIAGRTPNPCVLCNTHIKWRALMKRADAMDCQFIATGHYANIRQHENGRYVISKGLDDTKDQSYVLWGIQQDVLARTILPLGQYRKTEIRQMAFDFGYPELAKKAESYEICFVPDNDYRGFLKRKVDGLEERVNGGNFVLTDGTIVGQHKGYPFYTVGQRKGLDIALGRPVFVTEIIPETNTVVLGSENDLQRNRMFVGGINMGKYDFIPEGMEAVTKIRYKDKGALSNLYNENGLVKVDFYENVKGIAPGQSAVFYEGDDVIGGGIIQRGN
- the uxaC gene encoding glucuronate isomerase gives rise to the protein MKEFLSEDFLLQTATAKRLYFDYAASMPVIDYHNHLPPDDIAANKTFASLYEIWLKGDHYKWGAMRANGVPEEFITGATDDFAKFRHWAATTPYTMRNPLYHWTHMELKNPFGITDLLNEQTAEKIYQECNAQLPGLSTQALLKHYKVDCLCTTDDPVDSLEHHKAIAQHPFGTRVLPTFRPDRAMAVDNPDAFNSFVDKLAEVTNTEIRQYDDLLAALKSRHTYFHETGGRLSDHGLNTFYFTPASQRELETIFRNARSREAVTSHENAQFKTAVLLEICKWNHERGWAQQFHVGAIRNNNSRLLRRLGADAGVDSIGDWQVAEAMSRFFDALDKNDQLAKTIVYNLNPAYNEVFATMAGNFQDGSVAGKMQFGSGWWFLDQKDGMEKQMNALSNMGLLSRFVGMLTDSRSFLSYSRHEYFRRILCNLIGNDVEQGELPNDIAWLGKMVQDICYNNAKAYFGF